ATTCGTTCAATGGGCTGCCACCTTTAAGCCTTCCTATTGGAAATCAGCTGATAAAGACACCATAGAACTCCTGGCATCCAAAAAAGGTGATGCGATGGGTCTTAATGTGCCGAATATTTTAAATCTGGTGATTACCGATTTGGATAAGCGCCCACTGGCCGGGATAGACCAAAGCGAGACTACTTTGAGGAATCCTAAGAAATTGCCATTGGTGACATCAGAGACTATCACGCTAATGGAAGGCGAATACCAGGATAAAATAACCGGACGCTGGGTTCGGACCAGGTTGTTCATAAAGAAGATTGTTGATTCCGAACTGAAAGGCCAGGGTTATGTCATCCTGTTTCTTGATGCCAGAAAGATAGATGAGCAGTTGAGTAAGATACTGGCGGCGTCTATATTCCCGGCAATACTGGCAATTATCATTGGCGGGATTATCGGGTTCTTTATGGCCCGCTGGGTAACCAGGCCGGTCCAGGTCCTGATGGAGGATATGGCCATCGTCAGCGCCGGTGACCTGACCCATAAAAGCCGGGTGGAGAGCACTGATGAAGTGGGTGTTCTGGCGTCGTCATTTGATAAGATGACCAATAGTTTAAAGGTGGCTCACCAGCGGGAACTCGAGAGCAAGGCATTGGAACATGAACTTAACATCGCCCGGGAAATCCAGTATAACCTTTTACCCAAGGAGATTCCGACCATTCCCGGGTACGATATCGCGGCCCGCTATTTCCCCTGTTTTGAGGTCAGCGGCGATTATTATGATATTATGCAGCTTGATAACGATAATCTGGGCATTATTGTGGCCGACGTTTCCGGTAAGGGCGTGCCGGCTTCGATGATTATGACCATGGCCCGGAGTCTGGTCCGGATGGAATCGGAACGGAATCTTTCCACAGCCGATACCCTGAAGAAGGTCAACCGCATCTTAGCCCGGGACCTCAGGCGCGGGATGTTTGTCACCGCCATGTATTGTATCCTGAATATCAAGACCGGAATGATTAAGGTTTCCAGCGCCGGACATAATCCGCTGGTGGTCTGGCGCAATGATCAGCAGCGCTATGAATTGTTCAACCCCAACGGTATTGCCCTGGGCTTTGACCGCGGGCCGGTCTTTGACCGGACCATCAAGGAGGAAACTATCATGATTAATCCGGGTGATTTGGTGGTGGGTTTTACGGACGGCGTTACCGAGTCAATGGATACGGACGATAACGAATTGGGCGGGGATAAATTTTATAAGTTAGTCGGCGAACTGCATCATCTGGAATCACAGCGTGTTATTGACAGCGTGATGAAATTCCTGAGTGATTTTAAGGGCAGCGCGCCCCAGCATGATGATATTACACTAGTTTGCGTCAAGCGGACGGCTATCCCGGCCGGAAATGTTCCGGTGACGGAAGGGCTGAAACCGCCGGACGCATAATCGGACGCCGGAGAAGCTGTTTTGAGTCAGCGAGATAGGAGAAAGAATGACAGACAATGTTAAAGACCGGTTGGTTATTAACAGTGAACTGAAGCATCTGAATTTAGCGCGGCATTTTATCGTCAGGACTATCAGGAAGGTTAACCTGGCCCCGAGCGACGAGAATAAGATAGTCCTGGCTACTGATGAGGCATTGAGCAATATTGTTGAGCATGCCTACGAGTTTAACAAGAGCGGGTATATTGATATCAATGTCGAGGTTACCCCCAAGCAGTTCCAGATTCGGATACTGAACGGAGGGCGGGATTTTGATCTGGAGAAGGTGAAAATTAAGGATATTATGGAGCACGTCAAACAGGGGAAGAGGAGGGGACTGGGTATTTTTCTGATGAGACGGATAATGGACGAGGTGAAATACTCATTCAAGAACGGGCAGAATCAATTAATTCTAATAAAATATTTGACAACTTCCGATAGATAATTAGATTGTTTGAGAAATAAGGAGGAATGAATGGCAGAAATCAAGATAGAAATGCAGAAATTACCCAACGGAGCTATTCTTGTTAAGCTTAAAGGTTTTCTGGATGCTTACACTTACGGCGAGTTCGAGCAAACGATAAATAATTTATTTAACCAGAAAATGTACAGGTTGATTGTGGATATGTCAGCGGTGGATTATATTTCCAGCGCCGGGGCCGGCGTTTTTATCGGTTCCATCGGCGTGGCTCAGGAAAATCAGGGTAATATCGTCATCGTCCGTCCCAAGCCGGCTGTTAAAGAGGTTTTTGACCTTCTGGGATTGTCGCAGATATTTACTATCGTTGAGAATATGGAATCCGCTCTGACCGCTCTGGCATAACAGGATTCTCATTGGAGCGTTGTGCATAAAATAAAACTCCCTTACGGCAAGAAATATCAGTATTTCCGTATTCCTTCATCGGTAAAATACAGGATATTGGAGGTGCGCGAGCCGGTACCGATTACTGATTTTTCAGGCAATTTGATACATGCCGTCAATCACCCGATTAATTCAGCTCGATTTGATTCTTTCTTTAACGTCCAGGATAAAATAGCCATTCTTATCCCGGATAAAACCCGTCGGTGCCCATCTGATAAGGTGCTTGATATTGTTATCAAACGCCTTACTGGTATGGGCGTGGACCGGGCAAATATCACCGTTATTCTGGCCCGGGGTTCTCATTCTGCTCACGCCCCGGCGGAGATAACTAAATTGGTTGGTCGGAGTACTTCCCGGGCTATAAAAGTCATAGACCACGATGCCAATAAATCCACCGAGCTATCATATATCGGGACGACCTCAAGAGGTACGCAGGTAAGAATTAACAAGCATTGCGCCGATGCCGATAAAATCATTATTATCGGGACAGTTGGCTATCATTATTACGCCGGCTTTTCAGGCGGCCGGAAACTCATCCTGCCCGGTATTTCCGCCTATCAGACCATCCAGCAGAATCACAGTTTGGTCCTGAATAAACCGCCTCTGAAAGGCAAGAATTCTGATGCCTGCCTAGGTAAACTTGACGGCAATCCGGTAAATGAGGATATGATAGAAGCCGCCCGGTTAGCCGGACGGGGAAGAGTTTTCTCCATCAATCTGGCGATTAATAGCCGGGATGAAATAATCAGAATGTTTTGCGGTGATATTATTGATGCGCATCGTCGCGGGTGTGACTTTGTGGACAGGATTTATCAAGTACCGCTTAAAGGTAAGGCGGATTATATTATTGCTTCGGCAGGCGGGTATCCTACGGATGTTAATTTTATTCAGACTCATAAAGCAATAGAAAACGCTGTTTATGCCTTAAAGGATAGAGGGAAAATGCTGATTTTGGCCGAATGCAAAGAGGGCATTGGTTCGGATATATTTATGGGTTTTTTGCAGCACCGGACACCGGAAAAAATGGAAGCCGAACTGCGCAAGAAGTTTGTGGTTTCAGGCCATACGGCCTTATGCACCTTGATAAAGGCAAATAGGTTTGATATCTACCTTTATTCTGGGCTCAAGGATTCTCTTGTCAGGAATTTACACTTTACGCCGATGGATGACGTCCAGCGGGCGATGGATATTTTCTTCAGGCAGATGCCTGATGACGCGACGGTATTTGT
This sequence is a window from Planctomycetota bacterium. Protein-coding genes within it:
- a CDS encoding SpoIIE family protein phosphatase — protein: MQKGKPTSSSVSGASGINKPGSASKVVRPGRPDSRPGGPSGKSSKIMPVPANLAPAQNDKATPATHKGISLGIKYALLTALTVSLAVILLVVIYNNFSSKVIDENITEQGVRFVQWAATFKPSYWKSADKDTIELLASKKGDAMGLNVPNILNLVITDLDKRPLAGIDQSETTLRNPKKLPLVTSETITLMEGEYQDKITGRWVRTRLFIKKIVDSELKGQGYVILFLDARKIDEQLSKILAASIFPAILAIIIGGIIGFFMARWVTRPVQVLMEDMAIVSAGDLTHKSRVESTDEVGVLASSFDKMTNSLKVAHQRELESKALEHELNIAREIQYNLLPKEIPTIPGYDIAARYFPCFEVSGDYYDIMQLDNDNLGIIVADVSGKGVPASMIMTMARSLVRMESERNLSTADTLKKVNRILARDLRRGMFVTAMYCILNIKTGMIKVSSAGHNPLVVWRNDQQRYELFNPNGIALGFDRGPVFDRTIKEETIMINPGDLVVGFTDGVTESMDTDDNELGGDKFYKLVGELHHLESQRVIDSVMKFLSDFKGSAPQHDDITLVCVKRTAIPAGNVPVTEGLKPPDA
- a CDS encoding STAS domain-containing protein, translated to MAEIKIEMQKLPNGAILVKLKGFLDAYTYGEFEQTINNLFNQKMYRLIVDMSAVDYISSAGAGVFIGSIGVAQENQGNIVIVRPKPAVKEVFDLLGLSQIFTIVENMESALTALA
- a CDS encoding ATP-binding protein — translated: MTDNVKDRLVINSELKHLNLARHFIVRTIRKVNLAPSDENKIVLATDEALSNIVEHAYEFNKSGYIDINVEVTPKQFQIRILNGGRDFDLEKVKIKDIMEHVKQGKRRGLGIFLMRRIMDEVKYSFKNGQNQLILIKYLTTSDR
- the larA gene encoding nickel-dependent lactate racemase → MHKIKLPYGKKYQYFRIPSSVKYRILEVREPVPITDFSGNLIHAVNHPINSARFDSFFNVQDKIAILIPDKTRRCPSDKVLDIVIKRLTGMGVDRANITVILARGSHSAHAPAEITKLVGRSTSRAIKVIDHDANKSTELSYIGTTSRGTQVRINKHCADADKIIIIGTVGYHYYAGFSGGRKLILPGISAYQTIQQNHSLVLNKPPLKGKNSDACLGKLDGNPVNEDMIEAARLAGRGRVFSINLAINSRDEIIRMFCGDIIDAHRRGCDFVDRIYQVPLKGKADYIIASAGGYPTDVNFIQTHKAIENAVYALKDRGKMLILAECKEGIGSDIFMGFLQHRTPEKMEAELRKKFVVSGHTALCTLIKANRFDIYLYSGLKDSLVRNLHFTPMDDVQRAMDIFFRQMPDDATVFVLPKGCGVRPVVS